AAACCAGATGACTGGTTTCATAATAAAAAAATTATAATGGGAATTTAATGTAATAAAAATCGGTAAAAATGTAGTTAGTTATGATAAAAAAGTAATAGGGGGAAGGGGGTGAAGATGTTTTTGCGTTGCATGCAGCATGCGATAAAGAACTATAGATAAATTTGATGGCGTCGCAGACCATCTTTCGCCCTACGGGGGTTATGGTTATACCTGTAACGGTAAAGGGGCTTTTTTCTCTTCCATGGGGTGGTGATCTCCTATATATAAATTCATAAAGATAATGCAAGTGGCAGAGAATCTGAAATTTAAGTAGGTAACCTATTGCCGGGGAAGAACCGGGAGCTGAAAAGATCAAGCAGCCCAGTTATAATCAGTGACAAGACAATATGATCAATGAGAGAATAAAAGAAAAGTACGGCCAGGCACCCCATGCCCCCGGAGTGTATCTCATGCGGGATAAAAAGGGAAAGATTCTTTATGTGGGCAAGGCCAAGGATTTAAAAAAGCGGCTGGCCTCATATTTCGTGAAAAAGGATCAGCCCCAACCCAAGACCGCAGCGCTTCTATCCCTGGTGGATGATTTTGATATAGTGGTGACCCAGTCCGATCAGGAGGCCTTTATCCTGGAATCCAACCTGATCAAAAAAAATTCGCCGAAATATAATGTTATTCTAAAAGACGGCAAAAATTATCCGTTGCTGCGTATTGACATGAATGAACCCTATCCTTCCATCCAGCGGGTGCGGCGTATTGAAAAAGACAAGGCGCTTTATTTCGGGCCGTATTCTTCTTCCAAGAGTGTGAACCAGGCTTTAAAGCAGATCCAGCGAATTTTTAAACTCCGAAAGTGTCGAGATGCCCAATTTAAAAATCGATCCCGCCCTTGTCTGAATTACCAGATCAAGGCCTGTCTTGGCCTGTGCTGTAATGAGGTTGACCCCAAAGAGTACCAGGCCAGGGTCAAGGATGCGGTATTGTTTCTTAGGGGCCGGACCCGGGAAGTGATTAAAAAGTTGCGTTTTGAGATGGAAGCGTTTGCCGGGGAGCAGGCCTTTGAAAAGGCGGCCCAGGTCCGGGACACCATTTTTTCCGTGGAACGGATCATGGAACGTCAGGTGGTGGTCTGCGCAGACGGACAGGACCGTGATGTGATCGGGCTTGCCTGGGACCGGGACCGGGCTGTGGTGACTGTGATGCAGGTCAGGTCGGGGCATTTGATAAATACAACCTATTATCCTTTGGATCTGGGATTCAAAGAATCGGATGAGGTGTTGGCCGCCTTTGTGACCCAGTATTATGAGAAAGCCGCCCAGATTCCAAGCTTTGTTTTGTTCAGCCATCCGTCCGACGACATGGTGCGGGCAGAAGCCCGGCTTAATGAGGTAGCCGATCACCGGGTGCATTTCCATTATCCGGTCCGGGGAGAAAAGAAACGGCTTGCCGACATGGCCCGGCTTAACGCCAAGGCAGAGCTGGAAAAAATTCTGGCCAGGGAGGAAGAGGCCCGGGCAGGGCTTAGCATGCTCCAGCACCTTCTGGGCATGGCCCGGCCGCCCGAACGTATGGAGTGTTTTGACAACTCAAATCTCCAGGGAAAAGACCCCGTGGCAGCCATGGTGGTGTTTACGGGTGGCAGGCCTGATAAAAACGCCTACCGTAAATTCATTATAAAGGATATTGATCATCAGGATGACTATGCGTATATGACCCATGTGCTCTCCCGCCGATTCCGGCATGACCGGGAAGATATGCCCCTGCCGGACCTGCTGGTGGTCGACGGCGGTAAGGGACAGTTGTCCATGGCTGTGAGCGTGGTCAGGGAATTGGGGCTGGAGGGTCAGTTTACCTTGGCTGGTTTGGCCAAAAAGGATGCAGACAAGGGGGAGAAGGCAGACAAGGTTTACCTGCCGGGGCGGTCAAATCCGTTGAATACAGCCCAGTCTGCCAAGGCGCTATTTCTCTTAGAGCAGATCCGGGATGAGGCCCACAGGTCAGCTATTACGTTCCAGCGCTCCCGCAGGGAGAAGCGGGGAAAGCTCTCCGTACTTGACGGTATCCCCGGCATCGGTCCGAAAAAAAAGAAGTTGCTGATTACCACCTTTAAGGGTATTGATAATATCCGAACCCAGTCTCCTGAATCCCTTGCCGCGCTTCCTGGTATTACGCCTGCAATGGCAAAGAATCTGCTCCGGGTTCTGGCTGAATAAGCTGCATCTCACAGTGGACATTTATGCTTAACTGTTTTATTAGATGTTGTTTTGCTTCGACAAAATTCAATGATTGTATTATGATCCAATTTTTTGGCGAAAACCCAATTAACAACGGACCCGTAAGATTAAACAAACTGAGGGCCGGGAGAAGAAAATGAACGACAGGTTTGAGGACGAGAACACCCAGAATACTGACCAGGGCATGGATGAAATGAGCTTTGAGCAGATGCTTGATGCCTATGATTCAAAAATCGGACGGGAATTCAAGCCCGGGGATATGGTGGAAGGGCAGATTATTTCCATTGGAGAAAATTCAGTTTATCTGGACACGGGAACAAAGTCCGACGGTGTGGTGGATAAGTCCGAGTTGCTGGATGAAAATGGTGAATTTCAGTATTCAGTGGGTGATATCCTCAAACTGTATGTGGTTTCTTTGAGCGAAAGTGAAGTGATTTTGTCTAAGGCGGTTTCCGGGGCCGGGATGGCCGCCATGATTGAGGATGCATACCGCGGGCATACTCCGGTTGAAGGCCGGGTAACCGGTGTGGTCAAAGGCGGTTTCTCCGTTGAAGTCCTGGGTAAAAGAGCGTTTTGTCCAGTGAGCCAGATTGATGTCAAATATGTGGAGACCCCCGAGGATTACGAGGGGCAGACCCATCATTTTTTGATTACCCGGTATGAGGAAAAGGGGCGGAATATAGTTGTTTCCCGCAGGGAACTTCTTAACGAACAGATCAAAGAAGAACGTGCTGCATTCATGAAGGAATTGGCCGAGGGAGACACGGTTCAGGGCAAGGTGATCAAGCTGATGTCCTACGGTGCATTTATCGAACTTGCCCCCGGCGTGGAAGGCATGGCCCATATTTCTGAATTAAGCTGGTCCAGGGTGGAAAAACCTGAAGAAGTTGTCCGGGTGGATGATATTCTGCCGGTTAAGGTGTTAAAGATTGAAAAGCCCCTTTCAGATTCTCCCAAAATTTCTCTGTCCGTTAAACAGACCTCGGGTAATCCCTGGGATAACATTGGTACCACGTTTAGCACTGGAGACCAGGTCAGCGGTAAAGTGGTTCGTCTGACCTCTTTCGGGGCGTTTGTGGAGATAGCTCCGGGCATTGATGGTCTGGTTCATATATCTGAAATGAGCCATGTAAAACGGGTGCTGCGACCCGAGGATGAGGTGAGCGTCGGTGAGACCATCCAGGTGAGAATCAAGGCCATTGATATGGACAGCAAGCGGATATCTTTGAGCATGAAAGATGCGGCAGGCGATCCCTGGACCGGTGTTTTGGCCAAATATCCCGTGGGCAGTGTCGTGGATGCTACCCTGGAGAAAAAAGAAGGTTTTGGACTGTTTATCCGGCTTGAGCCCGGTATTACAGGCTTGATGCCCATGTCAAATCTGCGCCAGTCTGCGAATGCAGGAAAAATTGAGGCCCTGAAACCCGGGGATGCACTACAGGTCCTGGTTCAGGAAGTGGACGAGGATAACCGGCGTATGACCCTGGCTCCTCCGGACCAGAAATCATCCGGTAATTGGAAGCAATTTGCAAAAAGTGCCAAGGGTGGTTCTTCTTTTGGGTCTATGGAAAGTATTTTGCGCGCAGCATTGGAAAAAAAGAAATAGAGGTTCGCCTTCTGTTCCTGTGCTTTGGATAACATGTCAGCAATGTTTATCACCGATTTTGACGGTACACTGCTTACGGATCACAGGCGTATCCGCGGTCGGGATCTTGATACCCTGGCTAGATTGAGAGCTGTTGGTGTGGTTACGGTCGTTGCCACAGGGCGCAGTCTTTATTCTTTCAGGCGCGCCCTTGAGCATATGGGGCTCGCCCCGGAAGATCTGCCCCTGGATTATCTGATTTTTTCTACAGGTGCCGGTATCATGTCCTGGCCCGAGAGCAAATTGATCCGTTCTTACTCCATCCCTAAAGACGAGGTTTTGGAAATTTCAGCCTGTTTTGATCGTTATGGCTTTGATTATATGATCCACAAAGCCATTCCCGATACCTCGTATTTTTTGTTTAAGTTTACCTCCGGTAGTAATCCAGACTTTTTTCATCGAATGTCAATGTATTCGAATTTTGGTATGCCTTTGGATGACGACGCTATGATTTATGATCAGTCCACCGAGGTTCTGGCCATTGTGCCTGGTGAATTTCGTCAGTGCCAACTAAAAGCGCTTCGCCGTGAACTTTCCGGATTCAGCGTGATTCAAGCAACCTCTCCTTTGGATCATAAATCCTTGTGGATAGAGGTGTTTCCTTCCGCGGTGAGTAAAAGTGGGTCATCCCAATGGTTGGCACGACATCTTGGTGTCGGGCGGAAAATGGTGACTGCCGTGGGGAACGATTATAATGACGAAGATCTTCTAGGTTGGGCAGGGCAGGGTTTTTTAATGGATAACAGCCCAAAATCTCTAAAATATAAGTTTCTACCCTCAGGTTCAAATAATGAATGTGGCGTGAGCTGGGCGGCAGAGTCGGCTGGGTTGCTACAATGAGCTTTGGCCCGGGTCATCTTCGGTCTCATTGAGATTTAGGCCGGGGTAAAGCTTCTCGCAGCAATCCGGGCAGATTCCGTGGGAAAATATCAAGTGATCAAAGGCTTTTTCGATATCCGTCCACTGATTATCCTTTCCCCTGATTTTTTTGCAGTTGGCGCAGATGGCAACGGCGTGCTCGGGTACGTCCTGGGGGAATTTGATGAATTGTTCATATTGGCGTTGCAGTTTAATGCGCCGGGATATGTCCCGGGCCATGATAATGGTGCCGGTGTAAGTCTGATCTTTGCCTTGGTTGATGGGGCTGCAGGTTAATTCCACATGTACAATATGATCGTTTGCATGCACCAGTTGAATTTCATACCTGCTGGTTCCGCCTTTTTTCCGAATTTGGGTCTGTTCAAGTATCGTCTGGAAACTGTCCTGGGTTGAGATTTGTTCAAGGTTCATTGTTAACAGGCTGTCAGGTGGATAGCCCATCATTTTGCAGAATGCCGGATTGACAAAAGTTATATTTTCCTGGTCATCTACGGTGAGTACCCCTTCTGCAATTTGTTCGGTAATGGTCCTGTATTGTTTTTCACTTTTCTCCAGCTGTTCGCTGTATGCTTTATTTTCGAGGGCCAGTCGGCGGTTTTCAAAGACTTTTTTTACTACATGAATGATGATGTCCAGATCAATTATGGGTTTTGAAATATAATCTTTGGCGCCCATCTGAAGGGCCTGGATGACATCCTGCTTTTTGCCTGCGCCTGAAATTACGATCATGGGCTGACCCGGGTCGGCTTCATGGATGGTGCGCATGACCTCAAGGCCGTCCATGACCGGCATTAGCAGGTCCGTTATGACCACGTCTACGTTTTTACGGAAAAATAGGTCCAGGCCGACGTGGCCGTTTTCTGCAGTGAAAACCCGGTATCCCTGATCTTCAAATAAATCGGTCAGGCTTTCCCTGATGGAGATTTCATCATCTATAATTAGAAGTGTTTCCTGGTGCATTTTAATAATTTATTCACCGGGGAGTACCACTTTTCCGGTATTTGTTAAGATTTTAAATTCTTTTTATTTAAGACGCTAATATACCAGATCAATGAAACAAATGTAAATCACAGATCTTTAATTAATTGAACCATATCCCTGACGGCTGTGTCCATGCCCGTCATGACGGCTTTTGAGATGATGGCATGTCCGATACTGTATTCAGTGATTTCTGACAATCCATTGAATTCCTTGATAGATTGGTAACAGATGCCATGCCCGGCATGGACCCCTAAGTTCAGGCGGGCACCGATTTTTGCTGCATCCACAATCCTTGTATACTCCCTATCCCGGTCATACGAGGTTGTGGCATCGCAGAATGCACCTGTATGTATTTCAATTGAATCGGCATCAATTCTGTGGGCCACTTTGATCTGATCCAGATCCGGATCAATGAATATACAGACCTTGATGCCGGCATTTTTTAAGGTGGTTACAGCCTGCCGGATGTGCTCCATATGGGTAATGACATCCAGTCCGCCTTCGGTGGTCAGTTCTTCTCTTTTTTCAGGTACCAGGGTGACGGTATCGGGCTTAATGTCCAGGGCTATGCCCAGCATTTCACTGGTGGCAGCCATTTCAAGAATCAACCGGGTTTTTATTGTTTGGGAAATCAGCCGGACATCTCTTTCCTGGATGTGGCGGCGGTCTTCTCGCAGATGGACCACAACGGCATCTGCTCCGGCGGTCTCTGCGGCCAGAGCGGCCTGGATCGGTTCCGGGTATTTGGCGCCTCTTGCCTGGCGAAGGGTTGCCACATGGTCTACATTAACAGCTAATTCAGCCATATTAATATCCTTTTGTTTTAGTCGTGTTTGAACGACAAGTCACCCATCTGCGCCTTGCATATGGGCAACTTCTCGCCCAAACAGGGTTTTTGTTCTGGCAATAGACAACTTTTTAGAAGGCTTTCAGATCAAGATTTTTTTCTATAAGCCTGAGTAGTTCAAGGCTCTTTTCTTCCATCTCCCGGGCCTGGGTTTCACCTAATTCATGATCAAATCCAATCAGATGAAGAATGCCGTGAATCAATAATTGGGACATCCTTTCATCCGTGGAAATGCCTGCTGTCTGGGCCTCTGCACGGGCCGTATCAAGGGAGATTACCACATCCCCGAGAAGTCCCGGGGTAATATCTGAGAATTCTCCCTCCTGCATGGGGAATGAGAGCACATTGGTGGGCGTGTCTTTGCCCCGGTAAGACCGGTTTAAATCCCTGACCTGGACATCATCAGTAATCACGATGGAAATTTCGTGGTTATCACAACCCAAGGCGTTTAAGATCTGTTCGGTCTTTTGGTGCAGGGGCGCCGTTGGCAGCCTCTCCTTTTGTTGGTTGTCTATCAGTATCTTTAGGTTTTCCATTCTTCTTGTCCTGCTTTTTATCCTGGGTCTTGTCCGTATACTCAATGCGGCTGTGGTAGATAGAGGTTAAAATGTTATTAAAGCTTTTAGCAATTTGGTGCAGATCTTTTAACGTCATTTCGCACTCTTCGAGCTGACCGTCGGCAAATATGTCATTGATCAGTTCTTTTACACGGCCCTTGATTCTGGATGGGGTCGGACGTTCAAGTGCCCGGGTCGCGGCTTCTACCACATCTGCAAGCATGACGATGCCCGCCTCCCTTGTCTGGGGTTTGGGGCCTGGATATCTGAAATCATCTTCATTAATGTTTTCATTTCCGGCTTTCAGACTTTTGTTATAAAAATATTTTATCAGGGAGGTGCCGTGGTGCTGGATAATGCCTTCCACAATTTCATTACCCAGTTTATATTGTTTAGCTATTTCCACGCCTTTTTTAACATGGCCGATGAGGATCAACGCGGACATGGACGGGGAGAGTTTGTCATGGCGGTTCCGCCCGTCAGATTGATTTTCAATGAAATACATGGTTTTGTCCAGTTTACCGATGTCATGGTAATATGCCATGACCTTGGCCTTGAGACTGTCTGCATGGATGGCGGATGCGGCGGCTTCAGCAAGGGTCGCCACAATGACACTGTGATTGTACGTACCCGGGGCCTCGATCATTAATTTTTTGATCAGGGGCTGATCCAGATTTGAAAATTCCAGGAGCTTTGCAGCTGTGGTATAGTTAAACAGGACTTCGATCAAGGGTGTGAATCCCACTGTAAGAATGGCAGCAAAAACACCGCCGCCCACAGCCATTGTTACCTGTTTCGTCAATATACCCCAGGGTAGTGCCTGGGAGGGCATGAAAAACCCCAGGGCAATGGCAAGGCATGCATTAAAAATCGCCAGTTTGAAACCGGCTACGATGAAATGATGACGTTCGTTTCGTTCCTTAATCCAGTAAGCCGCTGTAATACTGGACAGAAAAAAGAACAAAAAGACCTGGAACCCGCCGCCAAAGGATATAGTGCATAAGCTGCAAAGTACCAGAGAAAAATACAGGGCGATATCAAACCCCAGAAAAATGCAGGTGATCATGGCTGCGGCCGGCAACGGCACCACCATATATATTGCATTTGAGGTGATTTTGCCGGTCATTTCCGGATTTGAGGCGTGGGCAATGTATACGGCAAGCTCAGTAAATCCAATATAAAGCAAAAGGCCCAGGGTTAAAAAGGCCATGTGTTTATTCATATCCCGACTAAGCTTTGGATGATCTTTAAGATAAAGAAAATATACTACAATTAGCAAAAGGCTGGTGAACATGCCGATGCCGGTAATGGTCATGATCACATCTTTATCTTCGACCTGTTCGCTCAGGGCGTTGAGCTTGACCAGTTTGAGTTCATCAACCCGCTCCCCTTCCCGAAGGATCATTTCGCCGGCCTTGATCTGGTATAGGGTGGGTTTGATTTTTGCCTGGGCTTCCCGGATACGTTTTTTGGTTTCGTTTTTATTCAGGGTGATGTTGGGCCGTAAAAGCCGCTGGCAGATATCCACAACCAGGTTGGCCAGGCTGTAGCTAACGCCTTTAAGAATGGGCTGACCAACGACCCTTACCATGGTCTTTGCCTGGTCCGGTCCGTAATACACCTTGAGATTGGTAACAACACGCTCC
This window of the uncultured Desulfobacter sp. genome carries:
- the uvrC gene encoding excinuclease ABC subunit UvrC, which encodes MINERIKEKYGQAPHAPGVYLMRDKKGKILYVGKAKDLKKRLASYFVKKDQPQPKTAALLSLVDDFDIVVTQSDQEAFILESNLIKKNSPKYNVILKDGKNYPLLRIDMNEPYPSIQRVRRIEKDKALYFGPYSSSKSVNQALKQIQRIFKLRKCRDAQFKNRSRPCLNYQIKACLGLCCNEVDPKEYQARVKDAVLFLRGRTREVIKKLRFEMEAFAGEQAFEKAAQVRDTIFSVERIMERQVVVCADGQDRDVIGLAWDRDRAVVTVMQVRSGHLINTTYYPLDLGFKESDEVLAAFVTQYYEKAAQIPSFVLFSHPSDDMVRAEARLNEVADHRVHFHYPVRGEKKRLADMARLNAKAELEKILAREEEARAGLSMLQHLLGMARPPERMECFDNSNLQGKDPVAAMVVFTGGRPDKNAYRKFIIKDIDHQDDYAYMTHVLSRRFRHDREDMPLPDLLVVDGGKGQLSMAVSVVRELGLEGQFTLAGLAKKDADKGEKADKVYLPGRSNPLNTAQSAKALFLLEQIRDEAHRSAITFQRSRREKRGKLSVLDGIPGIGPKKKKLLITTFKGIDNIRTQSPESLAALPGITPAMAKNLLRVLAE
- a CDS encoding 30S ribosomal protein S1 translates to MNDRFEDENTQNTDQGMDEMSFEQMLDAYDSKIGREFKPGDMVEGQIISIGENSVYLDTGTKSDGVVDKSELLDENGEFQYSVGDILKLYVVSLSESEVILSKAVSGAGMAAMIEDAYRGHTPVEGRVTGVVKGGFSVEVLGKRAFCPVSQIDVKYVETPEDYEGQTHHFLITRYEEKGRNIVVSRRELLNEQIKEERAAFMKELAEGDTVQGKVIKLMSYGAFIELAPGVEGMAHISELSWSRVEKPEEVVRVDDILPVKVLKIEKPLSDSPKISLSVKQTSGNPWDNIGTTFSTGDQVSGKVVRLTSFGAFVEIAPGIDGLVHISEMSHVKRVLRPEDEVSVGETIQVRIKAIDMDSKRISLSMKDAAGDPWTGVLAKYPVGSVVDATLEKKEGFGLFIRLEPGITGLMPMSNLRQSANAGKIEALKPGDALQVLVQEVDEDNRRMTLAPPDQKSSGNWKQFAKSAKGGSSFGSMESILRAALEKKK
- a CDS encoding HAD family hydrolase, with the translated sequence MSAMFITDFDGTLLTDHRRIRGRDLDTLARLRAVGVVTVVATGRSLYSFRRALEHMGLAPEDLPLDYLIFSTGAGIMSWPESKLIRSYSIPKDEVLEISACFDRYGFDYMIHKAIPDTSYFLFKFTSGSNPDFFHRMSMYSNFGMPLDDDAMIYDQSTEVLAIVPGEFRQCQLKALRRELSGFSVIQATSPLDHKSLWIEVFPSAVSKSGSSQWLARHLGVGRKMVTAVGNDYNDEDLLGWAGQGFLMDNSPKSLKYKFLPSGSNNECGVSWAAESAGLLQ
- a CDS encoding response regulator, with protein sequence MHQETLLIIDDEISIRESLTDLFEDQGYRVFTAENGHVGLDLFFRKNVDVVITDLLMPVMDGLEVMRTIHEADPGQPMIVISGAGKKQDVIQALQMGAKDYISKPIIDLDIIIHVVKKVFENRRLALENKAYSEQLEKSEKQYRTITEQIAEGVLTVDDQENITFVNPAFCKMMGYPPDSLLTMNLEQISTQDSFQTILEQTQIRKKGGTSRYEIQLVHANDHIVHVELTCSPINQGKDQTYTGTIIMARDISRRIKLQRQYEQFIKFPQDVPEHAVAICANCKKIRGKDNQWTDIEKAFDHLIFSHGICPDCCEKLYPGLNLNETEDDPGQSSL
- a CDS encoding pyridoxine 5'-phosphate synthase, translated to MAELAVNVDHVATLRQARGAKYPEPIQAALAAETAGADAVVVHLREDRRHIQERDVRLISQTIKTRLILEMAATSEMLGIALDIKPDTVTLVPEKREELTTEGGLDVITHMEHIRQAVTTLKNAGIKVCIFIDPDLDQIKVAHRIDADSIEIHTGAFCDATTSYDRDREYTRIVDAAKIGARLNLGVHAGHGICYQSIKEFNGLSEITEYSIGHAIISKAVMTGMDTAVRDMVQLIKDL
- the ybeY gene encoding rRNA maturation RNase YbeY — its product is MLIDNQQKERLPTAPLHQKTEQILNALGCDNHEISIVITDDVQVRDLNRSYRGKDTPTNVLSFPMQEGEFSDITPGLLGDVVISLDTARAEAQTAGISTDERMSQLLIHGILHLIGFDHELGETQAREMEEKSLELLRLIEKNLDLKAF
- a CDS encoding HDIG domain-containing metalloprotein; its protein translation is MKKANNQGWLKQAGQVLSHTPYLPPAMFLLVVTLFVLAQTFDHTIESYVYQIGDVASRDIKAPKDFFIEDKATNLAKMNSAETSVRTVYDFDANLLENITSGIASAMHFGREMFQHPGNAQKNTPTESPETALRESQETASPESPGLSFSMALALKPEFEKKLGIKISKGAFQILFNEKFSEEVAGYLTAIISTILTNGVVSNKEILLAEEEKGITLRTIQPHKERVVTNLKVYYGPDQAKTMVRVVGQPILKGVSYSLANLVVDICQRLLRPNITLNKNETKKRIREAQAKIKPTLYQIKAGEMILREGERVDELKLVKLNALSEQVEDKDVIMTITGIGMFTSLLLIVVYFLYLKDHPKLSRDMNKHMAFLTLGLLLYIGFTELAVYIAHASNPEMTGKITSNAIYMVVPLPAAAMITCIFLGFDIALYFSLVLCSLCTISFGGGFQVFLFFFLSSITAAYWIKERNERHHFIVAGFKLAIFNACLAIALGFFMPSQALPWGILTKQVTMAVGGGVFAAILTVGFTPLIEVLFNYTTAAKLLEFSNLDQPLIKKLMIEAPGTYNHSVIVATLAEAAASAIHADSLKAKVMAYYHDIGKLDKTMYFIENQSDGRNRHDKLSPSMSALILIGHVKKGVEIAKQYKLGNEIVEGIIQHHGTSLIKYFYNKSLKAGNENINEDDFRYPGPKPQTREAGIVMLADVVEAATRALERPTPSRIKGRVKELINDIFADGQLEECEMTLKDLHQIAKSFNNILTSIYHSRIEYTDKTQDKKQDKKNGKPKDTDRQPTKGEAANGAPAPKDRTDLKRLGL